The Puntigrus tetrazona isolate hp1 chromosome 23, ASM1883169v1, whole genome shotgun sequence genome has a segment encoding these proteins:
- the ikbkg gene encoding NF-kappa-B essential modulator isoform X2 produces the protein MVQPQPSGGCTLQWELTGEETVGARGQGSLMASSQGSMVVPPELAGNEVVHRLITDNHQLREALKRSNDALKERCEEMEGWQRRSREEREFLSCRFREARALVQRLAQENQSLLGQLNHSIGQTGSLSVGISKETGSQGQDQEQKCTNVEKNVPMDSPEVLNEAVLTDRAEGDADRHTMPQSLPAEGSNEFLKLLKSHKEKLEEGMRALKRRNEELENEKADNEKERENLLATVEQLRSKLSQNGGVTEESVQQACALTVPAERYRELQEKLDCLQKSSVQRDRNEALLKQKEKDFVQLTKDSEALRAQVTSLLGELNERQNWLEKSEAERRILEDKLGKKSERLQTLERDMEQQKKQHSVTVDNLLLQTQNLETALKNERLVIVEERRKLAQLQHAYTCLFQDYDKKLKSEKQANHRSGEADTLANRLAEAEKALALKQDLIDKLKEETEQLRAALETIPVLNAQAEIYKMDFLAEREAREKLNQKKEELQEELSKALAEIDRLKQEGTSRARIEEMQQRHLEDYRPRPHPPPPVAPFAGAAMFNPAQPPSARRRDEDQDGLPDYCCPKCMYKAPDMDTLQIHVMDCIQ, from the exons TCAAGGGTCACTGATGGCCAGTTCACAGGGGTCTATGGTGGTCCCTCCTGAATTAGCTGGAAATGAAGTGGTCCATAGACTCATAACAGATAATCATCAGCTACGAG AGGCTCTGAAACGAAGCAATGATGCCCTCAAAGAAAGATGTGAGGAGATGGAGGGGTGGCAGAGGAGGTCAAGAGAGGAGCGCGAGTTCTTGAGCTGTAGATTTCGTGAGGCCAGAGCTTTAGTGCAGCGACTGGCACAGGAAAACCAGAGCCTGTTGGGACAACTCAACCACAGCATCGGTCAAACAGGGAGTCTGAGTGTTGGCATCTCTAAAGAGACTGGAAGCCAAGGCCAGGACCAAGAGCAGAAGTGCACTAATGTAGAGAAGAATGTCCCCATGGACTCACCAGAA GTATTAAATGAAGCTGTACTGACAGACCGAGCTGAAGGAGACGCTGACAGACACACAATGCCTCAAAGTTTG ccTGCTGAGGGCTCTAATGAATTTCTGAAACTGCTGAAAAGCCACAAAGAGAAGCTGGAGGAAGGGATGAGGGCGCTGAAGAGGAGGAATGAGGAGCTGGAGAACGAGAAGGCGGAcaatgagaaagagagggaaaatcTCCTCGCCACCGTAGAGCAGTTACGCTCCAAACTCAGTCAG AATGGTGGTGTTACTGAAGAGTCAGTCCAGCAGGCATGTGCTCTCACCGTTCCTGCAGAAAG GTACAGGGAGCTCCAGGAGAAGCTGGACTGTCTTCAGAAGAGCTCTGTTCAGAGAGACAGAAATGAGGCTCTACTCAAACAGAAGGAGAAGGACTTTGTTCAG CTGACAAAGGATAGTGAAGCTCTGAGAGCTCAGGTCACGTCCCTTCTTGGCGAGTTGAATGAACGACAAAATTGGCTGGAGAAAAGCGAAGCAGAGAGACGAATTTTAGAGGATAA GTTGGGCAAGAAGAGCGAACGCCTGCAGACTTTAGAGAGAGACATGGAGCAGCAGAAGAAGCAGCACAGTGTGACCGTGGACAATCTGTTACTGCAAACACAGAACCTAGAGACTGCACTGAAGAACGAGAGGCTCGTCATAGTGGAGGAGAG GAGGAAGCTGGCTCAGCTCCAGCATGCGTACACATGTTTGTTCCAGGATTATGACAAAAAACTCAAAAGTGAAAAGCAAGCCAATCACAGG AGTGGAGAGGCAGACACACTAGCTAACAGGTTAGCAGAAGCTGAGAAAGCTCTGGCCCTGAAACAGGATCTCATCGATAAACTCAAGGAGGAAACAGAGCAGCTAAGAGCTGCCCTAGAGACTATACCAGTGCTGAATGCTCAG GCAGAGATCTATAAGATGGACTTCCTGGCTGAGAGGGAAGCCAGAGAGAAACTTAATCAAAAGAAGGAAGAGTTGCAGGAAGAGCTAAGCAAGGCACTAGCTGAAATAGACAGACTCAAGCAAGAAGGAACCTCAAG AGCTCGCATTGAAGAGATGCAACAGAGACATTTGGAGGATTACAGGCCTCGTCCACACCCACCTCCCCCAGTCG cgCCATTCGCAGGAGCAGCCATGTTCAACCCCGCCCAACCTCCATCTGCACGCAGAAGAGACGAAGATCAAGACGGGCTGCCCGATTACTGCTGTCCCAAATGTATGTACAAGGCTCCGGACATGGACACCCTGCAGATTCACGTCATGGACTGTATCCAGTGA
- the ikbkg gene encoding NF-kappa-B essential modulator isoform X1, producing MVQPQPSGGCTLQWELTGEETVGARGQGSLMASSQGSMVVPPELAGNEVVHRLITDNHQLREALKRSNDALKERCEEMEGWQRRSREEREFLSCRFREARALVQRLAQENQSLLGQLNHSIGQTGSLSVGISKETGSQGQDQEQKCTNVEKNVPMDSPEVLNEAVLTDRAEGDADRHTMPQSLPAEGSNEFLKLLKSHKEKLEEGMRALKRRNEELENEKADNEKERENLLATVEQLRSKLSQNGGVTEESVQQACALTVPAESSHLAKLTEQLQATQGRYRELQEKLDCLQKSSVQRDRNEALLKQKEKDFVQLTKDSEALRAQVTSLLGELNERQNWLEKSEAERRILEDKLGKKSERLQTLERDMEQQKKQHSVTVDNLLLQTQNLETALKNERLVIVEERRKLAQLQHAYTCLFQDYDKKLKSEKQANHRSGEADTLANRLAEAEKALALKQDLIDKLKEETEQLRAALETIPVLNAQAEIYKMDFLAEREAREKLNQKKEELQEELSKALAEIDRLKQEGTSRARIEEMQQRHLEDYRPRPHPPPPVAPFAGAAMFNPAQPPSARRRDEDQDGLPDYCCPKCMYKAPDMDTLQIHVMDCIQ from the exons TCAAGGGTCACTGATGGCCAGTTCACAGGGGTCTATGGTGGTCCCTCCTGAATTAGCTGGAAATGAAGTGGTCCATAGACTCATAACAGATAATCATCAGCTACGAG AGGCTCTGAAACGAAGCAATGATGCCCTCAAAGAAAGATGTGAGGAGATGGAGGGGTGGCAGAGGAGGTCAAGAGAGGAGCGCGAGTTCTTGAGCTGTAGATTTCGTGAGGCCAGAGCTTTAGTGCAGCGACTGGCACAGGAAAACCAGAGCCTGTTGGGACAACTCAACCACAGCATCGGTCAAACAGGGAGTCTGAGTGTTGGCATCTCTAAAGAGACTGGAAGCCAAGGCCAGGACCAAGAGCAGAAGTGCACTAATGTAGAGAAGAATGTCCCCATGGACTCACCAGAA GTATTAAATGAAGCTGTACTGACAGACCGAGCTGAAGGAGACGCTGACAGACACACAATGCCTCAAAGTTTG ccTGCTGAGGGCTCTAATGAATTTCTGAAACTGCTGAAAAGCCACAAAGAGAAGCTGGAGGAAGGGATGAGGGCGCTGAAGAGGAGGAATGAGGAGCTGGAGAACGAGAAGGCGGAcaatgagaaagagagggaaaatcTCCTCGCCACCGTAGAGCAGTTACGCTCCAAACTCAGTCAG AATGGTGGTGTTACTGAAGAGTCAGTCCAGCAGGCATGTGCTCTCACCGTTCCTGCAGAAAG CTCTCACTTGGCTAAACTAACTGAGCAGCTTCAGGCTACACAAGGCAG GTACAGGGAGCTCCAGGAGAAGCTGGACTGTCTTCAGAAGAGCTCTGTTCAGAGAGACAGAAATGAGGCTCTACTCAAACAGAAGGAGAAGGACTTTGTTCAG CTGACAAAGGATAGTGAAGCTCTGAGAGCTCAGGTCACGTCCCTTCTTGGCGAGTTGAATGAACGACAAAATTGGCTGGAGAAAAGCGAAGCAGAGAGACGAATTTTAGAGGATAA GTTGGGCAAGAAGAGCGAACGCCTGCAGACTTTAGAGAGAGACATGGAGCAGCAGAAGAAGCAGCACAGTGTGACCGTGGACAATCTGTTACTGCAAACACAGAACCTAGAGACTGCACTGAAGAACGAGAGGCTCGTCATAGTGGAGGAGAG GAGGAAGCTGGCTCAGCTCCAGCATGCGTACACATGTTTGTTCCAGGATTATGACAAAAAACTCAAAAGTGAAAAGCAAGCCAATCACAGG AGTGGAGAGGCAGACACACTAGCTAACAGGTTAGCAGAAGCTGAGAAAGCTCTGGCCCTGAAACAGGATCTCATCGATAAACTCAAGGAGGAAACAGAGCAGCTAAGAGCTGCCCTAGAGACTATACCAGTGCTGAATGCTCAG GCAGAGATCTATAAGATGGACTTCCTGGCTGAGAGGGAAGCCAGAGAGAAACTTAATCAAAAGAAGGAAGAGTTGCAGGAAGAGCTAAGCAAGGCACTAGCTGAAATAGACAGACTCAAGCAAGAAGGAACCTCAAG AGCTCGCATTGAAGAGATGCAACAGAGACATTTGGAGGATTACAGGCCTCGTCCACACCCACCTCCCCCAGTCG cgCCATTCGCAGGAGCAGCCATGTTCAACCCCGCCCAACCTCCATCTGCACGCAGAAGAGACGAAGATCAAGACGGGCTGCCCGATTACTGCTGTCCCAAATGTATGTACAAGGCTCCGGACATGGACACCCTGCAGATTCACGTCATGGACTGTATCCAGTGA